In the genome of Pseudomonas protegens, one region contains:
- a CDS encoding VOC family protein encodes MPRIQTITPCLWFDHQAHEAAQFYCSVFEQSHITHISHYGKAGFEIHGRPEGSVMSVAFELDGQGFSALNGGPLFSFTEAISLQVHCRSQAELDHYWNALGFGGPPQAQRCGWLKDRFGLSWQIVPQCLTPMICDPDPARSQRVMQALLGMKKLDIATLQRAFDGQS; translated from the coding sequence ATGCCACGCATCCAGACCATCACCCCGTGCCTGTGGTTCGACCATCAGGCACATGAGGCGGCGCAGTTCTACTGCTCGGTTTTCGAACAGTCGCACATCACTCACATCAGCCACTACGGCAAGGCCGGCTTCGAGATTCACGGACGTCCCGAGGGCTCGGTGATGAGCGTGGCGTTCGAACTCGATGGCCAGGGGTTCAGCGCCCTCAACGGTGGCCCGCTGTTCAGCTTCACTGAAGCCATCTCCCTGCAGGTGCATTGCCGCAGCCAGGCCGAGCTGGATCACTACTGGAATGCCCTGGGTTTTGGCGGCCCGCCACAGGCGCAGCGCTGCGGCTGGCTCAAGGACCGTTTCGGGCTGTCCTGGCAGATCGTCCCGCAGTGCCTGACGCCAATGATCTGCGACCCCGATCCGGCCCGTTCGCAACGGGTGATGCAGGCCCTGCTGGGGATGAAAAAACTCGATATCGCGACGCTGCAACGCGCCTTCGACGGCCAGAGCTAG